One window of the Rhipicephalus microplus isolate Deutch F79 chromosome 2, USDA_Rmic, whole genome shotgun sequence genome contains the following:
- the LOC142793735 gene encoding uncharacterized protein LOC142793735 — protein MATRCNLLDNKVDDVLVVALVDTGARISSPTYASFDKMITPDLVLAQAADLRLILESFREIFDFGDSPLGQTWLKKADRLSEVLGRCFSIRSVRERLNLILLRFLRDQKKKIKSSGTEEEQSELEDLLQQAADIARECGYTPPPSTARQLAERDIKKRATRNSVARPPAKRRVDNREEDALAAYAELTAGDGVEPDGASTSQAQTLLNSMYEPENIEIHMDLPDCELPVDSQQRRAQSSPCSPLTAATRTSTPVRPRATPIRDPQRYAEATYALIEARCDRDTAIENRRLQLEENRLRFEIKRHEQKMKLKEMELQQRQAEQEAKFKLKELELEALAEERRHNRGYQEAQLEIIKSFINKYMYPFKPPCN, from the exons ATGGCGACACGATGCAACCTCCTAGACAATAAAGTGGATGATGTACTTGTTGTTGCCCTTGTAGACACAGGGGCCCGCATTTCG AGCCCCACGTATGCCAGCTTTGACAAGATGATCACACCGGACCTCGTTCTAGCACAGGCAGCCGATCTCCGGCTTATCTTGGAATCCTTCAGGGAGATCTTCGACTTTGGCGACAGCCCTTTAGGTCAGAC gtggctgaagaaAGCCGATCGGCTCTCCGAGGTGCTCGGCAGGTGCTTCAGCATTCGCAGTGTCAGGGAAAGGCTTAACTTAATCCTCCTGCGTTTTTTGCGAGATCAGAAGAAGAAAATTAAGAG CTCCGGTACAGAAGAGGAGCAGTCCGAACTGGAGGacctcctgcagcaagcggcTGACATAGCGCGCGAGTGCGGCTACACGCCACCGCCGTCAACCGCACGACAGCTCGCTGAACGCGACATCAAAAAAAGAGCCACAAGAAACTCGGTCGCCCGCCCGCCAGCGAAACGTCGCGTCGACAACAGGGAAGAAGATGCCCTGGCGGCCTACGCGGAGTTAACAGCGGGGGACGGTGTTGAGCCTG ATGGTGCAAGCACGTCACAGGCTCAGACACTTCTTAATTCAATGTATGAGCCGGAGAACATAGAGATTCACATGGATCTGCCTGACTGTG AGTTGCCAGTTGATTCGCAGCAGCGCAGGGCTCAAAGTAGCCCATGCTCACCGTTGACTGCTGCGACTCGCACTTCAACACCAGTGCGCCCCCGAGCCACTCCAATCAGAG ATCCACAGCGGTACGCTGAGGCAACATATGCCCTCATTGAGGCCCGCTGTGATCGGGACACTGCAATCGAGAACCGCCGCCTCCAACTTGAAGAGAACCGGCTCCGGTTCGAGATAAAGCGCCATGAGCAGAAAATGAAGCTGAAAGAAATGGAGCTTCAACAGAGGCAGGCGGAGCAGGAGGCAAAATTCAAGCTAAAGGAGCTTGAGCTAGAGGCGCTAGCTGAGGAGCGCAGGCACAACAGGGGCTATCAAGAAGCGCAGCTTGAAATCATAAAGTCATTCATAAATAAGTATATGTATCCGTTTAAACCTCCATGTAACTAA